GCGAAGGAAGTGAAAGCCGCGAAGGATAGCGGGCTGGAAGTGTGCCTGGTTATCGGCGGCGGTAATATTTTCCGCGGCATGGCCGGGGCAGCGCAGGGCATGGACCGTGCGCAGGCCGATTATATGGGCATGCTGGCGACCGTGATGAATGCGCTGGCGATGCAGAGCGCGCTGGAGCAACTGGGCGTCCACACCCGCGTGCAATCGGCCGTGCAAATGGATACTGTCTGCGAACCGGTGATCCGCCGGCGTGCTGAACGGCATCTGGAAAAAGGCCGGGTGGTGATATTCGCGGCTGGCGTTGGCAGCCCCTATTTTACCACGGACAGCGGGGCCGCGTTGCGTGCTGCCGAAATGAAATGCGACGCCTTGCTCAAGGGGACGAGCGTTGACGGAATCTATGATTCCGATCCGAAGAAAAACCCCGCTGCAAAGCGTTATCAATCAGTCAGTTATGACAAGGTCTTGGCTGACAATCTGAAGGTGATGGACGCCGCCGCCGTGGCTTTGTGCCGCGACAATGCCATTCCGATCGTGGTCTTTTCGATCCGTGAGAAAGGCAATCTTGCCCGGGTTCTGGAAGGGCAAGGCGTCCAGACGATAGTGCAAAAGGAAGGCTGATCATGGCAAAGTACGACAAGGCCGATATCGAACGCCGCATGGGTGGCGCTGTGGATTCGCTGAAGAGCGATCTGTCGGGCCTGCGCACCGGGCGGGCCAACACCACGCTGCTCGATCCGATTCAGGTGGAAGTCTACGGGGCCATGATGCCGCTCGGCCAGGTGGCGACCATTTCCGCGCCCGAACCTCGCATGCTCAGCGTGCAGGTGTGGGACAAGGCGAACATGACGCCGGTCGAAAAGGCGATCCGGTCTGCAGGGCTGGGGCTTAACCCCATGACCGACGGGCAGAATATTCGTCTGCCCATTCCCGATCTGACGGAAGAACGCCGCAAGGAACTGGCCAAGCTGGCCGGGCAATATGCGGAAAAGGCCCGGATCGCGATCCGCAATGTTCGCCGTGATGGCATGGAAATGCTGAAGGACGATGAAAAGAAGAAGGAAATCAGCGAGGACGAGCGCAAGCGCAAGGAAGAGGAAGTCCAGAAACTGACCGATCAATATGTGAAGCAGGCGGATGACGCTGCCGAACATAAGGAAAAGGAAATCCTCGGTCAGTGACCACGAGCCAGCCTCCGCTGGTTCCGCTGGGGTCTCGTGAAGATGCCGCTGGTGAGGGCCCTGTAACAGCCCGTTCCGATGCGGCGGGCCACGGTGCGCGCCACGTTGCGATCATTATGGATGGCAACGGGCGCTGGGCCAAAAAACGCCATTTGCCCCGGGTGATGGGACATCAGAGGGGGGTGGAAGCGGTTCGCCGCCTCGTGCGCGCCTTGCCCGGCAGTGGGTTGGAGGCGCTGACGCTCTACGCCTTTTCTTCCGAAAACTGGAAGCGACCCGAGGACGAGGTTGCCGATCTGATGACGCTGATGAAGCGTTTTCTGAAAAGCGATCTTCCCGATCTTGTTGCGCATGGGATACGCCTGAAGATCATTGGGGATTACAAGGCTTTATCGCCCGATCTGGTGGCGCAGCTTGAGCAGGCGCTGGACGCCACCTCTGGCGGCACGGCCGGAACATTGGCGGTCGCGCTCAATTACGGGTCGCAGCAGGAAATTGCGCGGGCGGCGGCGGCGGCAGCAGCCGAAGGGCCTATTACCGCGGAAGCTATCGAACGGCATCTTGATACAGCAGATTTGCCGCCACTTGATCTGCTGATTCGCACTTCGGGCGAAGTGCGCCTGTCGAATTTTCTGCTGTGGCAGGCCGCTTATGCCGAAATGTGGTTCACCGATGTCTTGTGGCCCGATTTCCGGCCTGAGCATCTGGAAGAGGCGTTGGCGACCTTTGCCGGGCGGGAGCGCCGCTATGGTGGACGTTGAGGTTCAGCAGCCGACGCATAAGGGCTCGGACTTGCCTGTGCGGGTCGCGTCGGCGCTGGCCATGTTGCTGGTTGCTGGCACGGCGTTCTGGCTGGGGGGGCTGGTGCTTGACCTGTTCATCGGACTGGTTGGCCTGATCGCTTTTGTCGAAATGGCGCGGCTGATCATCCGGATTCCCGCCGCTCCGCTCAGCCATGGAATCGCCCTGATCGGTGCGATACTCTATGTCGGATTGGCTGCGGCTTATCTTGTCGCGAGCCCGGCAGCGGTTGTATTCTTCGCGCTGGGGATCGTGATTGTCACCGATACCGGGGCCTATTTCACCGGCCGTGCGATTGGCGGCCCGAAGATCGCACCGTCGATCAGCCCGTCCAAGACCTGGGCGGGCCTTTTCGGCGGTATGGCGGCGGCGGGGCTGTTGGGGGCTGTTCTGGTCGGCGGCGCCGTTTCATTCGGCGCAGCGCAACCCACGCACGATGGGCAGGGCGTGCCGTGGCTGGCGGTACTTGCCGGTTTTGCAGTGGGCGCCTTGCTGGCAATTGTGGCGCAAATGGGTGATTTTTTCGAAAGCTGGCTAAAGCGCCGTGCAGGCGTGAAGGACAGTTCCCGGCTCATTCCCGGTCATGGCGGTGTCCTTGATCGTGTGGATGGCCTGCTGCCCGTGGCGATCATCGTCGGGGCGGTTTCTTCCTATTTGATGTTTGTGTGATGCGTAGCATATCGATTCTTGGTGCCACCGGTTCGGTCGGCACATCGACTCTGGACCTTGTTCGACGCAACCGGGACGATTGGCGCGTTGTGGCGCTCACGGCACACAGCAATGCTGTGGAACTGGCCGGGTTGGCCAAGGAGTTTGGTGCCGAGCTTGCGGTTATTGCCGATGAAACCTGTCTTCCTCTATTGCGGGAAGCGCTGTCCGGAAGCGGGATTGCGGTGGCAGGCGGTTTGCAGGCGCTGTGTGATGCCGCAGCAAGGCCAGCAGATGTGACCGTTGCCGCGATTGTCGGTTGTGCAGGGCTGGCGCCGACCATGGCGGCGATCGAGCAGGGCGGTATTGTCGCACTGGCCAACAAGGAAGCACTGGTTTCCGCCGGAGACCTGATGATGGCTGCGGTGGAACAGCATGGGGCCACGCTGCTGCCGCTCGATTCGGAACACAACGCGATTTTTCAGTGTCTGGCGGGAAATGCCTTGTCCGATGTCCGGCGCATCACCCTGACGGCGAGCGGAGGGCCGTTCCGTACCTGGACGGTGGAGCAATTGCAGGCGGCCACGGCCGCGCAGGCGGTAAAGCATCCGAACTGGGACATGGGGGCGAAAATCAGCGTCGATTCAGCCACCATGTTCAACAAGGGGCTTGAACTGATCGAAGCCTGGCACCTGTTCCCGGTGGGGCTGGATAAGCTGTCGATCGTCGTGCATCCGCAAAGTGTGATTCACTCGCTGGTGGAATACCGGGACGGGTCGAGTCTGGCGCAGCTTGGGCCATCGGATATGCGCGTGCCGATTGCATCGTGTCTGGCATGGCCGCAGCGTATGGATACGCCGATGCCGTCGCTGGATTTGCCGACCCTTGCGGAATTGACATTCTTCGCGCCCGATGAGGTGCGTTTTCCGGCCACGCGCATCGCGCGGGAAGCGGCGGAGGCCGGTGGCGCGGCACCAGCGGTGTTGAACGCCGCAAACGAAATAGCGGTTGCCGCATTTCTGGCCGGGCAGATCGGTTTTATGCGCATAGCCGCAAATGTCGAACGCGTTCTCGCGGCAACGATGCCTCAGGCACCTTCATCGCTGGACGATGTCTTCGCAATCGACCATGACACGCGTATTCGTGCGCGTGAATTGCTGGAGCTGGCCTGATTTGACCGAATCCCCCTCGATCTTTCTGATGATTATCGGGTTCCTGCTGGTGCTGGGGCCATTGGTGACTGTCCATGAACTGGGGCACTACCTCGTTGGGCGCTGGTTCGGGGTGAGGGCAGACGCGTTCTCCATCGGTTTCGGCAAGGAACTGTTCGGCCGCACCGATCGGCGGGGAACACGCTGGAAAGTGTCGGCGATCCCGCTGGGCGGCTATGTGCAGTTCGCAGGTGACATGAACCCGGCAAGCCAGCCCAATGCCGAATGGCTCGCCCTTCCGCAGAAAGAACGGGAACAGACATTTCAGGCCAAGGCGCTGTGGCAGCGCGCCCTGATTGTCGCGGCCGGGCCCTTTACGAATTTCGCGGTGGCCGTAGCGATTCTGGCGGCATTCAATCTGGCCTATGGCAAGATGGTGGTGCCCCCGGTGATCGGCGGGGTCGCGGAACAGTCTGCCGCTGCCGAAGCCGGGCTGAAGCCGGAGGATCGCATTACTGCGGTTGATGGCAGCGCCGTTTCCGATTTTGACGATCTGCGCAGCCGCGTCGTGCCGAATCCCGGTGTCGACATGGTACTGACCGTGCAGCGCGGTACGGAAAAGTTCGATGTGAATTTTCGCGTACCCGAAGTCGTCGAACGCGACCGGTTCGGTAACACGTTTCGCGTCGGGCGGCTGGGCATTGTGTCCCGCCCCGGCGAACTGCAGCAGGTCGGGCCGATCGAAGCCGTGGGTCTTGGTGTGCGCCAGACGGGCGACATCATGGTCATGATGGCCAAAGGCGTAGTGCAGATCATCACTGGGCGCCGCTCGGTCGACGAGCTGGGTGGGCCGATCAAGATCGCCAAGTATTCCGGGGAGCAACTGTCGCTCGGCTGGCGCGAGTTCGCCTATTTCGTGGCGCTCATCTCAATTAACTTGGCATTCATCAACCTCTTGCCAATCCCTGCCCTTGATGGCGGGCATCTGGCTTTCTATGCCGTGGAGGCGGTCCGTCGGAAGCCGGTTGGCCAGCGGAGTCAGGAATGGGCATTTCGAACCGGCATGGCCCTTATGCTGGCTCTGATGCTTTTCGTGACCATAAATGACCTCATCTCGCTGCCGATCTTTGGCAGCTAGTCCGGGGAAGGAACGCAGAAGGCTGGCGATCGTTTTGTGCTTCCGCTTGATTGGTGCCTGTTCATCGGGCACAGGGCGGCGATTGTCTGCCGTGGTCTGACTCTATCGGAACGATGGAGGAGGATCGTCGAATGATAGGAAATGCCGTGTCGAACTTTAGACGGGAAGTAAACCGCATGGGCAATAATTACAGTGCCTCACGCCTTGCAGTCGCCTTGATGGGAGGAACTGTCCTTGGCGGATTGCCCGTTGCCGCGCAGGCCCAGGCTGCTGCGCCCGCTGCTGCCGCAGCGACCACGGCCCCTGTCGCCATCGCACCTGCCGCTGAGACGATCCGGTCGATTACGGTTGTCGGCAACCAGCGTATCGAGCGCGATACGATCCTGAGCTATATTCAGCTGCGCGAAGGCCAGCCTTATACGCAGGCCGCAGCGGACGAGGCGCTCAAGGCGCTGTACGCCACGGAGCTGCTGGCGGATGTTTCGATCCACAACGAAGCGGGCAATGTGGTGATCGAGGTCAAGGAAAACCCGATCATCAACCGCATCATCCTGGAAGGGAACAAGCGGATCAAGGACGACAAGATCCTTCCCGAAATCAAGATGGCGCCGCGGCAGATCTTCACGCGTTCCAAGGTTCGCGCGGATGTGGCCCGCATTATCGAACTGTACAAGCGCAAGGGGCGCTTCGCTGCGACGGTCGAACCGAAAATGGTCGAGCTGGAGCAGAACCGCGTCGATATCGTCTACGAAATCAGCGAAGGGCCGAAGTCCAAGGTCCAGAAAATCAACATCATCGGCAACGAGAAGTTTTCCGATGGCGATCTGCGTGAACAGATGGTGACGAAGCAGGCACGCTTCTTCCGCCTGTTCAGCTCCAACACCGGATATGATCCGGATCGTCTTGCTTTTGACCAACAGAAGCTGCGCCAGTTTTACCTGACGGAAGGCTATGCCGATTTCCGCGTGGTTTCGGCGGTGGCAGAACTGACGCCCGACAAGAAAGACTTCATCATCACTTATGTGGTGGAAGAAGGCGATCGGTACAAATTTGGCCCGGTGCAGGTCGAAAGCCAGCTGCGCGATTTCAACAGCAGCGATCTGACTGCCAGGCTGCCGATGAAGGAAGGCGACTGGTACAACGCCAAGAAGGTTGAAGACACCGTCGAAAGCCTGAGCGAAGGCGCCGGTTCGATGGGGTATGCCTTTGCCGACGTGCGGCCGAATTTCCGCCGCAACAAGGACAACCTGACGATGTCGGTCGACTACACGCTGGCGGAAGCGCCGCGCGTTTATGTCGAGAAGGTCGATATCAACGGCAACACGCTGACGCAGGACAAGGTGATCCGCCGCGAATTCCGCACGGCGGAAGGCGATGCGTTCAACTCCCTGAAGATCAA
This genomic window from Caenibius tardaugens NBRC 16725 contains:
- the rseP gene encoding RIP metalloprotease RseP, which translates into the protein MTESPSIFLMIIGFLLVLGPLVTVHELGHYLVGRWFGVRADAFSIGFGKELFGRTDRRGTRWKVSAIPLGGYVQFAGDMNPASQPNAEWLALPQKEREQTFQAKALWQRALIVAAGPFTNFAVAVAILAAFNLAYGKMVVPPVIGGVAEQSAAAEAGLKPEDRITAVDGSAVSDFDDLRSRVVPNPGVDMVLTVQRGTEKFDVNFRVPEVVERDRFGNTFRVGRLGIVSRPGELQQVGPIEAVGLGVRQTGDIMVMMAKGVVQIITGRRSVDELGGPIKIAKYSGEQLSLGWREFAYFVALISINLAFINLLPIPALDGGHLAFYAVEAVRRKPVGQRSQEWAFRTGMALMLALMLFVTINDLISLPIFGS
- the frr gene encoding ribosome recycling factor, whose product is MAKYDKADIERRMGGAVDSLKSDLSGLRTGRANTTLLDPIQVEVYGAMMPLGQVATISAPEPRMLSVQVWDKANMTPVEKAIRSAGLGLNPMTDGQNIRLPIPDLTEERRKELAKLAGQYAEKARIAIRNVRRDGMEMLKDDEKKKEISEDERKRKEEEVQKLTDQYVKQADDAAEHKEKEILGQ
- the uppS gene encoding polyprenyl diphosphate synthase, with amino-acid sequence MDGNGRWAKKRHLPRVMGHQRGVEAVRRLVRALPGSGLEALTLYAFSSENWKRPEDEVADLMTLMKRFLKSDLPDLVAHGIRLKIIGDYKALSPDLVAQLEQALDATSGGTAGTLAVALNYGSQQEIARAAAAAAAEGPITAEAIERHLDTADLPPLDLLIRTSGEVRLSNFLLWQAAYAEMWFTDVLWPDFRPEHLEEALATFAGRERRYGGR
- a CDS encoding phosphatidate cytidylyltransferase — protein: MVDVEVQQPTHKGSDLPVRVASALAMLLVAGTAFWLGGLVLDLFIGLVGLIAFVEMARLIIRIPAAPLSHGIALIGAILYVGLAAAYLVASPAAVVFFALGIVIVTDTGAYFTGRAIGGPKIAPSISPSKTWAGLFGGMAAAGLLGAVLVGGAVSFGAAQPTHDGQGVPWLAVLAGFAVGALLAIVAQMGDFFESWLKRRAGVKDSSRLIPGHGGVLDRVDGLLPVAIIVGAVSSYLMFV
- the dxr gene encoding 1-deoxy-D-xylulose-5-phosphate reductoisomerase — encoded protein: MRSISILGATGSVGTSTLDLVRRNRDDWRVVALTAHSNAVELAGLAKEFGAELAVIADETCLPLLREALSGSGIAVAGGLQALCDAAARPADVTVAAIVGCAGLAPTMAAIEQGGIVALANKEALVSAGDLMMAAVEQHGATLLPLDSEHNAIFQCLAGNALSDVRRITLTASGGPFRTWTVEQLQAATAAQAVKHPNWDMGAKISVDSATMFNKGLELIEAWHLFPVGLDKLSIVVHPQSVIHSLVEYRDGSSLAQLGPSDMRVPIASCLAWPQRMDTPMPSLDLPTLAELTFFAPDEVRFPATRIAREAAEAGGAAPAVLNAANEIAVAAFLAGQIGFMRIAANVERVLAATMPQAPSSLDDVFAIDHDTRIRARELLELA
- the pyrH gene encoding UMP kinase, translating into MTNPSYKRVLLKLSGEVLMGDQQFGIDPKFVAELAKEVKAAKDSGLEVCLVIGGGNIFRGMAGAAQGMDRAQADYMGMLATVMNALAMQSALEQLGVHTRVQSAVQMDTVCEPVIRRRAERHLEKGRVVIFAAGVGSPYFTTDSGAALRAAEMKCDALLKGTSVDGIYDSDPKKNPAAKRYQSVSYDKVLADNLKVMDAAAVALCRDNAIPIVVFSIREKGNLARVLEGQGVQTIVQKEG